The genomic interval GCATCGCCATCAGCGGAACCCCCCGGAGCCGCTCCGGTCGCCGTTCGGGTCGAAGGCGTCCCGGATGCCGTCGCCGACGAGGTTGATGGCCATCACGAACAGGAAGATGGCGAGGCCGGGGAACACGCCGGCCCACCACCGCCCGCGGGCGATGGAGTCCTGCTCGACGTTCAACATCACGCCCCACTCGGCGGTCGCCGGCGACAGCCCGAGGCCGATGAAGCCCAGCGCGGCCGCCGTCAGCACGGTCGTGCCGATGGACAGCGTCGCCTGGACGATGACCGGGGCCATCGCGTTGGGGAGGATGTGCCGGAGGATCAGCGACCGGTCCCGCGCGCCCAACGCGCGGGCGGCGGTGACGTACTCGTTCTGCTTGACGCTGAGCACCTCCCCGCGGATGATGCGGGCGTACGACAGCCAGCCGACGGCCACGAGCGCGAGCACCAGCTCCCAGTAGCCCCGGCCGAGGATGGCGATGACCGCGATCGCCAGCACGATGAACGGGAACGCGTAGAGCATGTCGACCAGCCGCATGATGGCGCTGTCGACGTAGCCGCCGTAGTAGCCGGCGATGGCGCCCAGGGGGACGCCGACGCCGAGCGCGACGGCGACGGCGATGAAGCCGATGGAGATGCTCCAGCGGCCGCCGAACATCACTCGCGAGAGGATGTCGCGGCCGGCCCAGTCGGTCCCCATCAGCCGGTAGCCGAGGGGTTCGTCGTTGCCGAAGCTCTCCAGGCTCGGCGGCGAGTGGCCGAGCAACACGTCCTGCTCGGCCGGGTCGGCCGGCGCGAGCGAGAGCGGTTGGACGGTCTGGCCGGCGAGGGCCGGAACCCACTCGGGCAGGCTGATGGGGCGGGCGAACACCGCCATGAACACCATCACGCCGATGATGCCCGCGCCCAACAGCGCGAGTCGGTTGCGCTTGAAGCGCCGCCAGGCGTAGTAGAGCCGACCGTGGCCCTCCTCCTGGCGCATGTCCGGTATCCAATCCGAGAGCTGCTCGCGGCTCGTGACGCGCTCGGCGTCGAAGCCGTCGACGCTGATACGGCCGCGTTCGGTTGTTCTGTTTGGTGATTCTGTTGCCATTTTAGTACCGTATCCGCGGGTCGAGGTAGGCGTAGAGCACGTCGGCGACGAGGTTCGCGAGTATCACCGACACGCCGATGATCAACACCAGTGCCTGGATGATCGGGAAGTCGCGGTTGCCGACCCGGTCGACCAGGAGCCGGCCGATGCCGGGGTAGGAGAACACGATTTCGACGACGACGGAGCCGCTGACGATGAAGGCTATCTGTATCGCCGCGACCGTGACGACGGAGATGAGCGAGTTCCGCAACACGTGCTTGGTGACGACCGTCCGCTCCGGCAGCCCCTTCGCGCGGGCCGTCCGCACGTAGTCCTTGTCGAGCTCCTCGACCATCGACGAGCGCATCAGCCGCATCAACAGCGCGGTCGCGCCGGTGCCGATGGCGATGGCCGGGAGGACGGTGTAGCCGAGCATCGCCGGGCTGAACAGCCCCTGGTCGGTCGGCGGCAGCACCGGGAAGACGTCGAGCCAGCTCCCGAAGACGAGGATCAGGAGCAGCCCGAGCCAGAAGTTCGGCAGCGCGATGCCGACCAGCGCGAAGACGCGGCTGAGCTGGTCGACGTTCGTGTTCCGGTAGTAGGCCGCGGCGATGCCCGCCGGGATGGCGGTGATGAGGGTGACGCCGAAGGCCATCGAGCCCATCACGAGCGTGAACGGGAGCCGGTCCATGACCTCCGCGCTGACCGGCCGGCGGGTCACTATCGACTGGCCGAAGTCGAACTGTGCGGCGTCGACCACCCAGTCGATGTACTGGATGTACACCGGCTGGTCGAGCCCGTACTGGGCGCGGATCTGCGCCTCCGTCTCCGGGTCGAGGTCCGCGAACAGCGTGATGAAGTCGATCGGGTCGCCGGGGATGATGTGGACCATCCCGAACGTGATGAGCGAGATACCCAGCAGTAAGGGGACGGTTATCAGGACGCGTTTCAGAATGTACCGCTGTAAACTCATGAATAGCGTGTGCTAAGTGAGTTACTGCGGGGGGAGCGTCACCTGGTCGAGGTGGGGCTTGTACAGGGTGTCGTAGCGGTTGCTGGAGTTGGGGTGTGGCTGCCAGTTGTTGACGTCGTTGACCGCGTCGGGGTTGACGACGTCTATCTGCTCGGAGGTCCACATGTTCGCCATCGGGAGCTCGTCGGCGACCAGCTCCTGGATGTCGTCGTAGATGGGCCGGCGGTTGTCCGCCCCGATGGTGACCTGCCCTTCCGCGATCAGGTCGTCCAGCTCCGCGTTCGCGTAGAGGTTCCAGTTGAACCCGTCGGGGACGTGCTGGTTCGAGCTCAGGAGCTGTTCGATGTGGCCGTTCGGGTCCGAGCCGCCGGTCCAGCCGATGCCGACGACGTCGCTACTCTGGGCGGCGCCCTCGGGGTCGAGCAGGAACGGGACGAGGTCGTCGAACGCCCGCACGTCCAGCTCCGCCGACAGCGCGTCGATGTCGTCGAACCGCTGCTGGATGACCTCCATCCAGCGCTCGCGCGTCCGGTTGACGTTGGTGATGAGCGCCATCTCGAACGGGGGCTCGATACCCTCCTCCTCGAGCCCCTGCTCGATGAGCCGCTCCGCCTCCTCGGGGTCCTCGGCGACGTACTGGTCGATGAGCTCCTGTTCGCGGTCGGCGTCGAAGTACGCGCCCAGCCCGGGGCTTATCGGGCCGGCGAGGCCGGTCGCGCGGCCGCCGAACACCGCCTCGATGATGTCCGTCCGCGGGATGAGCTTCGTCAGCCCGCGCCGGAAGTTGTTGTTGGTGTACGGCGACACCTGCACGGGGTAGGTGATGAAGTCGAAGCCGACGGCGCTGTCGGCGACGACCGTCCCCGTCTGGTTCTCCCACTGCTGCAGTTCGAACGGGGCGGGGTTGTCTATCATCCCCAGCTCGCCGTTCGCCATGGCCTCCTCCTGGGTGACCTGCTCGGTGATGACGCGGATGGTGACCCGGTCCCACGGAGCCGTCGTCGGGTAGTCGTCCCCGTCGTACCAGTGGTCCTCGTAGGGGGTGAACACGACCCGGTCCTCGGGCTGGAACGTGTCCAGCACGAACGGGCCGGTGCCGACGGACTCCGAGGCGAAGTCGAAGTCGTCGGTCTCGGGCTCGGTGGTGATGCCGTCGACGCCGCTCGGGAGGATCGGCACCGCGCTCAGGTTCGTGAGGTACGGCGCGTACGGCTCCTCGGAGGTGAGCTCGACGGTGTAGTCGTCCACGACGGTCACGTCGCTGATCCAGGAGACGTCGGCGTTGTTCGTCGTCCCGCTGGTCCGGTTGATGGAGAACTCGACGTCCTCGGCGGTCAGTTCGTCGCCGGTGTGGAACGTCACGCCCTCGCGGATGGTGAACGTGTAGGTCGTCCCGTCCACCGTCCAGTCGGTCGCCAGTTCCCCGCGGAACTCCGAGAGGTCGAACGTCGGCGAGACGAGGTTCTCGTACGAGAACGCCCCGATGGTGGAGTTCGACGTCGCGTCCGTGATGATGGTCGGGTCGAAGGTCCCGGGGTTCGCCCCCGCCGAGGCGACGAACTCCCCGGTCTGGACGTTCGACGGGTCGACCGGCGTGGAGGTGGTGCCCCCGTCGTCGTCGGTCGGCGTGGAGTCGCCGCTCGAACAGCCGGCGATACTGATCGTCGCCCCCGCTCCCATCGCCGCGAGGACTTTTCGTCGCGTGCTTTTCGTAGCCTCTGTGCCACGTGACATGTTCCCATTCTTTGTGAGCGTCTACAAAGCACTATCGTTTTTTGGAGTCTTAGAGTCTCTGTGTCGTCATATCGGTGTATTAGCATTCTGCCGTGACATCTTCTGTCACTCCTCCGGGGCGGTCAAATCTATGAGTAGTGACATTTCGCTCTCCGTGTGCTCGACGGACGCCTGACGTCGCGCATGCCGACTCGTCCGCGGAGTCCCGGTCGCGTCTCGGGTCGCTCGGGCGCGGGCGCACCCACGGAACGCCTTCCGTTCGGGGGGTCGCGTTGGCAAGGTTCTTCCCGCCCCGCCCGCGACCCCGAACCGTGACCGAACAGCCCGCAGACGACGGCCCGTCTCCCGGCTTGGTCGTTCGGACGGTCGTCTTTCTCGCGGCCGTGGTCGGCGTGCCGACGGCGTTCGCGCTCGGCGGGCGCCTGCGCACGCTCGCACTCGGGGCCGTGAGCGTCCTCCTGCTCGCGGGCTTTCTCGTCGTCGGCTACCGTCACGCCCGCCGCCGGGGGTCGCTCCACCGCCACGCCGGCTTCCTGGTCGTCTGGCTCGGCGGCCTCCTGGCGGCCGGACGGCTCGCCCGCACGGCGAGCGGTCGGCTCCCGGAACCGGTCCCGTACCTCCTGGCGGTGGGCGTCTCGCTCGGCGCGCTGTGGCTCGGGTCGCGACTCGCCTACGGCGGCGCGCTCACCCGGGCGCTCTTCGGGTCGCAGTAGCGCTCGGACCCGACCCTCCGAAGTGAGGGCTGCCGGTGTGCGCTTCCGCCCTGCGGTCGACGTCGTCGCGCGCGAGACTGCGGTTCGTAGCCGATTCGAGCTCGCGGCAGGTCCGGTCCCCGTTCGAGCTCCGGAGCCTCCTGGAGCGTGGCAATCCTCCCAAAAGGGGATAACGGGCGGCTGTGAAGTCGTGGGCTATGGGACAGACGACGCCGGCCGACTGGAACCTCCGGCGGTTCAACGCCGTGATGGCCGTGTTGCACTTCGTACAGGGGGCCCTGATGCTGTATTTGAGCTCGTCGCGCGAGTGGACGATCACCGCGAACCGGCTCGGCTTCGACACCGAGGCCCAGCAGCTCGTGCCGGTGATGGAGCCCATCGGGACCATCGAGCTGGCCTACCTGGCCGTCGCGTTCCTGTTCATCTCGGCGCTGGCCCACGCGCTCATCGCGA from Halosegnis marinus carries:
- a CDS encoding ABC transporter permease: MATESPNRTTERGRISVDGFDAERVTSREQLSDWIPDMRQEEGHGRLYYAWRRFKRNRLALLGAGIIGVMVFMAVFARPISLPEWVPALAGQTVQPLSLAPADPAEQDVLLGHSPPSLESFGNDEPLGYRLMGTDWAGRDILSRVMFGGRWSISIGFIAVAVALGVGVPLGAIAGYYGGYVDSAIMRLVDMLYAFPFIVLAIAVIAILGRGYWELVLALVAVGWLSYARIIRGEVLSVKQNEYVTAARALGARDRSLILRHILPNAMAPVIVQATLSIGTTVLTAAALGFIGLGLSPATAEWGVMLNVEQDSIARGRWWAGVFPGLAIFLFVMAINLVGDGIRDAFDPNGDRSGSGGFR
- a CDS encoding ABC transporter permease; this translates as MSLQRYILKRVLITVPLLLGISLITFGMVHIIPGDPIDFITLFADLDPETEAQIRAQYGLDQPVYIQYIDWVVDAAQFDFGQSIVTRRPVSAEVMDRLPFTLVMGSMAFGVTLITAIPAGIAAAYYRNTNVDQLSRVFALVGIALPNFWLGLLLILVFGSWLDVFPVLPPTDQGLFSPAMLGYTVLPAIAIGTGATALLMRLMRSSMVEELDKDYVRTARAKGLPERTVVTKHVLRNSLISVVTVAAIQIAFIVSGSVVVEIVFSYPGIGRLLVDRVGNRDFPIIQALVLIIGVSVILANLVADVLYAYLDPRIRY
- a CDS encoding ABC transporter substrate-binding protein; translated protein: MGAGATISIAGCSSGDSTPTDDDGGTTSTPVDPSNVQTGEFVASAGANPGTFDPTIITDATSNSTIGAFSYENLVSPTFDLSEFRGELATDWTVDGTTYTFTIREGVTFHTGDELTAEDVEFSINRTSGTTNNADVSWISDVTVVDDYTVELTSEEPYAPYLTNLSAVPILPSGVDGITTEPETDDFDFASESVGTGPFVLDTFQPEDRVVFTPYEDHWYDGDDYPTTAPWDRVTIRVITEQVTQEEAMANGELGMIDNPAPFELQQWENQTGTVVADSAVGFDFITYPVQVSPYTNNNFRRGLTKLIPRTDIIEAVFGGRATGLAGPISPGLGAYFDADREQELIDQYVAEDPEEAERLIEQGLEEEGIEPPFEMALITNVNRTRERWMEVIQQRFDDIDALSAELDVRAFDDLVPFLLDPEGAAQSSDVVGIGWTGGSDPNGHIEQLLSSNQHVPDGFNWNLYANAELDDLIAEGQVTIGADNRRPIYDDIQELVADELPMANMWTSEQIDVVNPDAVNDVNNWQPHPNSSNRYDTLYKPHLDQVTLPPQ